The following proteins are co-located in the Streptomyces sp. NBC_00435 genome:
- a CDS encoding LLM class flavin-dependent oxidoreductase, giving the protein MTASRTLHLNAFLMNAGHHDAAWRHPSSSPERITDLAYFQELARTAERGRLDSIFFADGLALWGKARYNALGGFEPLTLLSAIAAVTEHVGLIATVSTTFNEPYNLARKFASLDHISNGRAGWNIVTSGTVDEARNFNRDEHLEHALRYERAREFLDVATKLWDSWEDDAVVLDKERGIYADTDKLHPAAHRGQYFGVAGPLNVPRSPQGHPLLVQAGSSEDGKEFAAQYAEAVFTAQQTLADGQTFYKDLKSRLAKYGRAEGDLLVLPGIAPVIGSTEAEAKALEQELTDLQVPEYGLAQLSGMLGTDLTGLPLDGPLPELPEERDINGNKSRFTLVAELARRDGLTLRELIARLGAGRGHRVFAGTPEQIADQLEEWFTQGAADGFNIMAPVLPTGLTDFVDQVVPILQRRGLFRTEYSGRTLRENYGLARPANRYARAAT; this is encoded by the coding sequence ATGACCGCATCCCGGACCCTGCACCTCAACGCCTTCCTCATGAACGCCGGGCACCACGACGCCGCCTGGCGCCACCCGTCGAGCAGCCCCGAACGGATCACCGATCTGGCCTACTTCCAGGAGTTGGCCCGTACCGCCGAGCGCGGCCGGCTCGACTCGATCTTCTTCGCCGACGGCCTCGCCCTCTGGGGCAAGGCCCGCTACAACGCCCTCGGCGGTTTCGAGCCCCTCACGCTGCTCTCCGCCATCGCGGCCGTCACCGAGCACGTCGGGCTCATCGCGACCGTCTCCACGACCTTCAACGAGCCCTACAACCTGGCCCGGAAGTTCGCCTCCCTCGACCACATCAGCAACGGCCGCGCCGGCTGGAACATCGTCACCTCGGGCACCGTCGACGAGGCCCGCAACTTCAACCGGGACGAGCACCTGGAGCACGCGCTGCGCTACGAGCGCGCCCGCGAGTTCCTCGACGTGGCCACCAAGCTCTGGGACAGCTGGGAGGACGACGCGGTCGTCCTCGACAAGGAGCGCGGCATCTACGCCGACACCGACAAGCTCCACCCCGCGGCCCACCGGGGCCAGTACTTCGGCGTCGCCGGCCCGCTCAACGTCCCCCGCTCCCCCCAGGGGCACCCGCTGCTCGTCCAGGCCGGCTCCTCCGAGGACGGCAAGGAGTTCGCGGCCCAGTACGCCGAGGCCGTCTTCACGGCCCAGCAGACCCTCGCCGACGGCCAGACCTTCTACAAGGACCTCAAGTCCCGCCTCGCCAAGTACGGCCGCGCCGAGGGCGATCTGCTCGTGCTGCCCGGCATCGCCCCCGTCATCGGTTCCACCGAGGCCGAGGCCAAGGCGCTGGAGCAGGAGCTCACCGACCTCCAGGTGCCGGAGTACGGGCTGGCCCAGCTCTCCGGCATGCTCGGCACCGACCTCACCGGCCTGCCGCTGGACGGCCCGCTGCCCGAGCTCCCCGAGGAGCGGGACATCAACGGCAACAAGAGCCGTTTCACGCTCGTCGCCGAGCTCGCCCGCCGCGACGGCCTCACCCTGCGCGAGCTGATCGCCCGCCTCGGCGCCGGTCGCGGCCACCGGGTCTTCGCGGGGACGCCCGAGCAGATCGCCGACCAGCTGGAGGAGTGGTTCACCCAGGGGGCCGCCGACGGCTTCAACATCATGGCGCCCGTGCTCCCCACCGGCCTCACCGACTTCGTCGACCAGGTCGTGCCGATCCTGCAGCGCCGCGGCCTCTTCCGCACCGAGTACTCGGGCCGCACCCTGCGCGAGAACTACGGGCTGGCCCGGCCCGCCAACCGCTACGCGCGGGCCGCGACGTGA
- a CDS encoding NADP-dependent oxidoreductase: MKAIAYSAYGTSGILEPVDAPEPKVGPGEVLVRVRAAGVNPVDWKLAAGYLDSILEVRYPVIPGWDVSGVVEAVGQDTFDYAVGDEVYGYVRKEWVELGTYAELVAAPVRTLARKPRELTFEQAAGIPLAGLTAYQSLTRAGLRAGESVLIHSAAGGTGSFGVQIAVALGLRVIGTAGAHNHDYLRSLGAEPVLYGEGLADRVRELAPEGVDAALDFFGDDVVATLQSLVKERHRVVSIADHTAAAQGAHQLWVRPDTADLTFLADLADQGRLTVNVEHALPLAEAAKAWELSAAGRTRGKIVLTV, translated from the coding sequence ATGAAGGCAATCGCGTACAGCGCATACGGAACCTCCGGCATCCTCGAGCCCGTTGACGCCCCGGAGCCCAAGGTGGGACCGGGCGAAGTCCTCGTCCGGGTCAGGGCCGCGGGCGTGAACCCGGTCGACTGGAAGCTCGCCGCCGGGTACCTCGACTCGATCCTCGAAGTCCGCTACCCGGTCATACCCGGTTGGGACGTCTCCGGCGTGGTCGAGGCGGTCGGCCAGGACACCTTCGACTACGCCGTCGGCGACGAGGTCTACGGTTACGTCCGCAAGGAGTGGGTGGAGCTCGGCACGTACGCCGAACTGGTCGCCGCGCCCGTGCGCACCCTTGCCCGCAAGCCGCGCGAGCTGACCTTCGAACAGGCCGCCGGCATCCCGCTGGCCGGGCTCACCGCCTACCAGTCGCTGACCCGCGCGGGCCTCAGGGCCGGCGAGAGCGTGCTCATCCACTCGGCGGCCGGCGGCACCGGCTCCTTCGGCGTGCAGATCGCCGTCGCGCTGGGCCTGCGCGTCATCGGCACGGCCGGCGCGCACAACCACGACTACCTGCGCTCGCTGGGCGCCGAGCCGGTCCTGTACGGCGAGGGCCTCGCCGACCGGGTCCGCGAGCTGGCGCCCGAAGGCGTGGACGCCGCTCTCGACTTCTTCGGCGACGACGTCGTCGCGACCCTCCAGTCCCTGGTCAAGGAGCGGCACCGGGTGGTGTCCATCGCCGACCACACGGCGGCCGCCCAGGGCGCGCACCAGTTGTGGGTCCGCCCGGACACCGCCGACCTGACCTTCTTGGCCGACCTCGCGGACCAGGGCCGGCTCACGGTCAACGTCGAGCACGCGCTGCCGCTCGCCGAGGCGGCCAAGGCCTGGGAACTGAGCGCCGCGGGCCGCACCCGCGGCAAGATCGTCCTGACGGTCTGA
- a CDS encoding DUF2470 domain-containing protein, whose product MHLPMPTDAERVRSILAAAHSMTVVTDGQSTEIRHLDGTDPLGRLHLHPAEPGGTAGHRPSIRMEFTDIAPTPVRDRVRARVTLVGRLLTPYSDEGSESTCVEFGRAVLVTPDGVRSYVGLEELDAARPDPLAPYEAGMLTHLLDDHAELVTLLLRLVPAEAHGHIHAQTQAHTTTHGHTHPHTHPQSAVLRALPVAMDRYGITLRLEERRGHRDVRLPFPSPLDDVEQSGAQIQALFSAARRRSHRNTLPA is encoded by the coding sequence ATGCACCTGCCCATGCCCACCGACGCCGAGCGGGTCCGGTCCATCCTGGCCGCCGCCCATTCCATGACCGTCGTCACCGACGGGCAGAGCACCGAGATCCGCCACCTCGACGGCACCGACCCCCTCGGCCGGCTGCACCTGCATCCTGCCGAGCCGGGGGGCACCGCCGGGCACCGCCCCTCCATCCGCATGGAGTTCACCGACATCGCGCCCACCCCGGTACGGGACCGCGTGCGCGCCCGCGTCACCCTGGTCGGACGCCTGCTCACCCCGTACTCCGACGAGGGTTCCGAGTCCACCTGCGTGGAATTCGGCCGGGCCGTGCTGGTGACCCCCGACGGCGTCCGCTCGTACGTCGGCCTCGAGGAGCTGGACGCGGCCCGCCCCGACCCGCTCGCCCCGTACGAGGCCGGCATGCTCACGCACCTCCTCGACGACCACGCCGAGCTCGTCACCCTCCTGCTGCGGCTGGTCCCGGCCGAGGCCCACGGCCACATCCACGCCCAGACCCAGGCCCACACGACCACCCACGGCCACACCCACCCGCACACCCACCCCCAGTCCGCCGTCCTGCGCGCGCTGCCCGTCGCCATGGACCGGTACGGGATCACCCTGCGCCTGGAGGAACGCCGCGGCCACCGCGACGTACGGCTCCCCTTCCCCTCCCCGCTCGACGACGTGGAGCAGTCCGGGGCGCAGATCCAGGCCCTGTTCAGCGCTGCCCGCCGGCGCTCGCACCGCAACACCCTCCCTGCCTGA
- a CDS encoding cell division protein SepF, with amino-acid sequence MSRYDVTDEQWEGLAQVVPLRSRNEWPSRVDHRTIPTVPGASAAEQRRFVVIRVQVFADAREVAEYLIAQIPVLLDLTGADGEVAKRILDFSSGVVFGLGSGMHRVDRNVFLLAPVGTEVEGIAAAAVPRS; translated from the coding sequence GTGAGCAGGTACGACGTCACCGACGAACAGTGGGAGGGGCTCGCGCAGGTGGTGCCCCTGCGCAGCCGCAACGAGTGGCCCTCCCGGGTGGATCACCGCACGATCCCCACGGTTCCGGGAGCGTCCGCGGCGGAGCAGCGGCGCTTCGTAGTGATCCGGGTCCAGGTCTTCGCGGACGCGCGGGAGGTGGCGGAGTACCTGATCGCGCAGATCCCGGTGCTGCTGGACCTCACGGGCGCGGACGGCGAAGTGGCCAAGCGGATCCTGGACTTCAGCAGCGGTGTGGTCTTCGGACTGGGCAGCGGGATGCACCGGGTCGACCGGAACGTCTTCCTGCTGGCACCCGTCGGGACCGAGGTGGAGGGGATCGCGGCCGCGGCCGTCCCCCGATCGTAG
- a CDS encoding ATP-binding protein, translating into MTAPLAPVDSAAPPGGVPGVAPAVRPGAAPGAMPGAASGADSAVPAAATATAAGPVPAAGGAHLRPAVTELRLSAYGAHRGARFALGPVTLFAGPSGSGKSQVLEAYGALAALGAGTALEEVFPDPRARIPDRAVPDAERRRGFRIGCTVDGPAGPVRLELAVQAEPTLRIVGERLSADGQILLGTALRDPGRRSVQAAWLTGGATGYTRAPLPDDRLGTALLPLRVAGATEGQRRVLAAAEQVVVALRSVFPCDPRPERMREPAAQGEGRLLGDCANLADVLRRTRLECATRYGLLTEAARNGCAGPVAGLDVRVPAGGGPVTGLLDRGAVRPPTELGRLGAGELRFLSLALVLLTGPGVLAMDPAAELLSAQQALTVLADGFDRDLDGRQTAELLRLAVLACGRGQVRLAASVGGACATAVRGMPGISVVDLGA; encoded by the coding sequence ATGACTGCGCCCCTCGCCCCTGTCGATTCCGCCGCTCCTCCTGGCGGCGTGCCCGGCGTCGCACCTGCCGTCCGGCCCGGCGCCGCGCCTGGTGCCATGCCGGGCGCCGCGTCCGGCGCTGATTCCGCCGTTCCCGCCGCCGCCACCGCCACCGCCGCCGGCCCGGTCCCGGCCGCCGGGGGAGCGCATCTGCGGCCCGCCGTCACCGAGTTGCGGCTCTCCGCCTACGGGGCGCACCGCGGGGCCCGGTTCGCCCTCGGGCCCGTCACCCTCTTCGCCGGGCCGAGCGGCAGCGGCAAGTCCCAGGTGCTGGAGGCCTACGGAGCGCTGGCCGCGCTGGGCGCCGGGACCGCGCTCGAAGAGGTGTTCCCGGATCCGCGGGCCCGCATTCCGGACCGGGCGGTGCCCGACGCGGAGCGGCGCCGGGGGTTCCGGATCGGCTGCACGGTCGACGGCCCCGCCGGGCCGGTCCGGCTGGAGCTCGCCGTCCAGGCGGAGCCCACGCTGCGGATCGTCGGTGAACGGCTCTCGGCGGACGGGCAGATCCTGCTCGGCACCGCTCTGCGCGATCCCGGGCGGCGGTCCGTCCAGGCGGCCTGGCTTACCGGCGGAGCCACCGGGTACACCAGGGCCCCGCTGCCCGACGACCGGCTCGGCACCGCGCTGCTGCCGCTGCGGGTGGCGGGGGCCACCGAGGGGCAGCGGCGGGTACTGGCCGCCGCCGAGCAGGTGGTGGTCGCGCTGCGCTCGGTGTTCCCCTGCGACCCCCGCCCGGAGCGGATGCGGGAGCCGGCCGCGCAGGGGGAGGGGCGGCTGCTGGGCGACTGCGCCAACCTGGCCGACGTGCTGCGCCGGACCCGGCTGGAGTGCGCCACGCGCTACGGACTGCTCACCGAGGCCGCCCGCAACGGCTGCGCCGGGCCGGTGGCCGGGCTGGACGTCCGGGTCCCCGCGGGCGGCGGCCCGGTCACCGGCCTGCTGGACCGCGGCGCCGTCCGGCCCCCGACCGAACTGGGCCGGCTCGGCGCGGGCGAACTGCGCTTCCTCTCCCTCGCGCTGGTGCTGCTGACCGGGCCGGGAGTGCTGGCCATGGACCCGGCCGCCGAGCTGCTGTCCGCCCAGCAGGCCCTGACCGTGCTCGCCGACGGCTTCGACCGAGACCTGGACGGGCGGCAGACCGCCGAACTGCTGCGGCTGGCCGTACTGGCGTGCGGGCGCGGGCAGGTCAGGCTGGCGGCCTCGGTGGGCGGGGCGTGCGCGACGGCGGTGAGGGGGATGCCGGGCATCTCGGTGGTAGACCTGGGCGCATGA
- a CDS encoding nucleotide pyrophosphohydrolase produces the protein MDRLQRRLADFAAARGWEPFHTPKNLAVALSVEAAELVEIFQWLTPEQSAKVMEKPESAHRVADEVADVLAYLLQFCEVLGVDVLDALAAKIERNELRFPVPGASVADRHSSE, from the coding sequence ATCGACCGGCTGCAGCGGCGGCTCGCCGATTTCGCGGCGGCACGGGGGTGGGAGCCGTTCCACACGCCCAAGAACCTGGCGGTGGCGCTGAGCGTGGAGGCGGCCGAACTGGTCGAGATCTTCCAGTGGCTGACGCCGGAACAGTCGGCGAAGGTCATGGAGAAGCCGGAATCAGCACACAGAGTGGCCGACGAGGTGGCCGATGTGCTCGCGTATCTGCTGCAGTTCTGTGAGGTTCTCGGGGTCGATGTGCTGGATGCGCTCGCCGCGAAGATCGAGCGGAACGAGCTGCGGTTCCCCGTGCCGGGCGCTTCGGTGGCAGACCGTCACTCTTCGGAGTGA
- a CDS encoding DUF6099 family protein, with protein MDAVRLIAAGRHALAQSGAAWDIVGEAWQAQALAQGIGSWLAVTGPPELRSEARGLGEAGSRGCGVLDRAALRGEGYAPDLPPRAAQLTVVTDARQALLGLQALLGEVGIALVGVACGTDDEGLYWQCIESIDAADESSDRVRAILRRMTVRERGSASGVA; from the coding sequence ATGGACGCGGTACGGCTCATCGCAGCCGGACGGCACGCGCTGGCACAGAGCGGGGCTGCGTGGGACATCGTGGGCGAGGCCTGGCAGGCGCAGGCCCTCGCACAGGGCATAGGGAGCTGGCTGGCGGTCACCGGGCCGCCGGAGCTGAGATCGGAGGCACGGGGGCTGGGTGAAGCGGGAAGCAGAGGCTGTGGGGTACTGGACCGGGCGGCTCTGCGCGGAGAGGGCTACGCGCCCGATCTCCCGCCGCGGGCGGCGCAGCTGACCGTGGTGACGGATGCCCGGCAGGCGCTGCTCGGGCTCCAGGCGCTGCTGGGCGAAGTGGGCATAGCACTGGTCGGGGTGGCCTGCGGGACGGACGACGAGGGTCTGTACTGGCAGTGCATAGAGTCGATAGACGCGGCCGACGAGTCGAGCGACCGGGTACGGGCGATCCTGCGCAGGATGACCGTGCGCGAGCGGGGCTCCGCGTCCGGCGTGGCCTGA
- a CDS encoding LLM class F420-dependent oxidoreductase, translated as MDLRIFTEPQQGASYDTLLSVAKATEDLGFDAFFRSDHYLRMGSADGLPGPTDAWITLAGLARETKRIRLGTLMTAGTFRLPGVLAIQVAQVDQMSGGRIELGLGAGWFEEEHKAYGIPFPAERLARLEEQLAIVTGLWATAPGATFDYAGVHYQVENSPALPKPAQDRIPVLIGGHGAKRTPRLAARYADEFNMPFASIADSERQFGRVRAAAEEAGRKPGDLVYSNALVVCVGKDDAEVARRAAAIGREVDELKANGLAGSPAEVVERIAAYEAVGSSRLYLQLLDLGDLDHLELISAQVLSQLG; from the coding sequence ATGGATCTCCGTATCTTCACCGAGCCCCAGCAGGGCGCGAGCTACGACACCCTCCTGAGCGTCGCCAAGGCCACCGAGGACCTGGGTTTTGACGCCTTCTTCCGCTCGGACCACTATCTGCGCATGGGCTCGGCCGACGGTCTGCCCGGACCCACCGACGCCTGGATCACCCTGGCCGGTCTGGCCCGTGAGACCAAGCGGATCCGGCTGGGCACGCTGATGACGGCCGGCACCTTCCGGCTGCCCGGGGTGCTCGCCATCCAGGTCGCCCAGGTCGACCAGATGTCGGGCGGACGGATCGAACTTGGCCTGGGCGCGGGCTGGTTCGAGGAGGAGCACAAGGCCTACGGCATTCCCTTCCCGGCCGAGCGCCTCGCCCGGCTGGAGGAGCAGCTGGCGATCGTCACCGGCCTGTGGGCGACCGCGCCCGGCGCCACCTTCGACTACGCGGGAGTCCACTACCAGGTGGAGAACTCCCCGGCGCTGCCCAAGCCGGCCCAGGACAGGATCCCCGTCCTGATCGGCGGTCACGGGGCGAAGCGCACCCCGCGCCTCGCCGCGCGGTACGCGGACGAGTTCAACATGCCGTTCGCCTCGATCGCCGACAGCGAGCGGCAGTTCGGCCGGGTCCGAGCGGCCGCGGAGGAGGCGGGCCGCAAGCCCGGAGACCTCGTCTACTCCAACGCCCTCGTCGTCTGCGTGGGCAAGGACGACGCCGAAGTGGCCCGGCGGGCCGCCGCCATCGGCCGCGAGGTGGACGAGCTCAAGGCCAACGGCCTGGCCGGGTCCCCGGCCGAGGTGGTGGAGCGGATCGCGGCGTACGAGGCCGTCGGCTCCTCCCGCCTCTACCTCCAGCTGCTCGACCTCGGCGACCTGGACCACCTGGAGCTGATCTCGGCCCAGGTCCTGTCCCAGCTCGGCTGA
- the mmuM gene encoding homocysteine S-methyltransferase, translating to MPRASGPLAGALTGPGGRVVLLDGGLSNQLADQGCDLSGGLWTGRVLAERPDQVAAAHTAYARAGAEVLITASYQVGYAAPARRGHGPELTTALLRRSVRLAAGAAREADHEVWVAASVGPYGAVLADGSEYRGRYGLSVRELADFHRPRIAALLAQGPDVLALETIPDATEAEALLLVLAETGARAWLSYTVAGGLTRAGGSLAGAFALAERFPQVIAAGVNCCDPADVLPALEAAAAVTGKPLLAYPNDGSVWDAATRTWRPPAVPVPWPTAAWRRAGARLIGGCCRIGPARIAELAAER from the coding sequence GTGCCCCGCGCGTCCGGCCCGCTCGCCGGGGCCCTGACCGGCCCCGGCGGCAGGGTCGTGCTCCTGGACGGCGGGCTGAGCAACCAGCTCGCCGACCAGGGCTGCGACCTGTCCGGCGGCCTCTGGACCGGCCGCGTGCTCGCCGAGCGGCCGGACCAGGTGGCGGCTGCGCACACCGCGTACGCGCGGGCCGGCGCCGAGGTGCTGATCACCGCGAGCTACCAGGTGGGGTACGCCGCCCCCGCCCGGCGCGGCCACGGCCCGGAGCTGACGACGGCCCTGCTGCGGCGCAGTGTGCGCCTGGCCGCCGGGGCGGCCCGGGAGGCGGACCACGAGGTGTGGGTCGCCGCGTCCGTGGGCCCGTACGGGGCGGTACTGGCGGACGGCTCCGAGTACCGCGGCCGGTACGGCCTGAGCGTGCGCGAGCTGGCGGACTTCCACCGGCCCCGGATCGCGGCGCTGCTCGCGCAGGGCCCCGACGTCCTGGCCCTGGAGACGATCCCGGACGCCACCGAGGCCGAGGCCCTGCTCCTCGTGCTCGCGGAGACGGGCGCCCGTGCCTGGCTGAGCTACACGGTGGCGGGCGGCCTGACCCGGGCCGGTGGTTCACTGGCCGGGGCCTTCGCCCTCGCCGAGCGGTTCCCGCAGGTCATCGCGGCCGGAGTGAACTGCTGCGACCCCGCCGACGTGCTCCCGGCCCTGGAGGCGGCGGCCGCCGTCACCGGCAAACCGCTGCTGGCCTACCCCAACGACGGCTCGGTCTGGGACGCCGCGACCCGGACCTGGCGGCCCCCGGCCGTCCCGGTTCCCTGGCCAACGGCCGCCTGGCGCCGCGCCGGAGCCCGCCTCATCGGCGGCTGCTGCCGGATCGGCCCGGCCCGGATCGCGGAGCTGGCGGCCGAACGGTAG
- a CDS encoding 3' terminal RNA ribose 2'-O-methyltransferase Hen1 has protein sequence MFLTISTTGTAEHPATDLGFLLHKHPGRTQAFSTSHGTAHVFYPEATAERCTAGLLLEVDPVALVRRGQGKGQGGTPDAALAQYVNDRPYAASSLLAVALSGVFRTALKGECAARPELPAQVRPLRIEIPVLPARGGAELVRRLFGPLGWETVTATPVALDETFPEWGDSRYVRLVLEGELRLRDALRGLYVLLPVLDDAKHYWIAPDEVDKLLRAGDGWLAEHPESGLITSRYLARHKRLTRDALERLELVRLAEADGSEVEELDNAVDESRDTEERPVPLAVRRREAILAALRAAGAARVLDLGCGQGQLVQALLGDPAYTEIVGVDVSVRALNVAAKRLRLERMGERQRSRVRLTQGSLAYTDKRLVGYDAAVLSEVIEHLDLERLPALEYAVFGSARPRTVLVTTPNVEYNVRWETLPAGHVRHGDHRFEWTREEFRSWAGQVASRYGYTVAYAAVGDEDPEVGPPTQMAAFTLTAGAQSTATTTAGTTDTPKEGEAA, from the coding sequence ATGTTCCTGACGATCTCCACGACCGGCACGGCCGAGCACCCAGCCACCGACCTGGGCTTTCTCCTGCACAAGCATCCCGGCAGGACGCAGGCGTTCTCCACCTCCCACGGCACCGCCCACGTCTTCTACCCCGAAGCCACGGCCGAGCGGTGCACGGCGGGCCTGCTCCTGGAGGTGGATCCCGTCGCGCTCGTGCGGCGCGGCCAGGGCAAGGGCCAGGGCGGTACCCCGGACGCGGCGCTCGCGCAGTACGTCAACGACCGTCCGTACGCGGCTTCCTCGCTGCTTGCCGTCGCCCTGAGCGGAGTGTTCCGCACCGCGCTGAAGGGCGAGTGCGCCGCCCGCCCCGAGCTGCCGGCCCAGGTCCGCCCGCTGCGGATCGAGATCCCGGTCCTGCCCGCCCGGGGCGGGGCCGAGCTCGTGCGCCGGCTTTTCGGCCCGCTGGGCTGGGAGACGGTCACGGCCACCCCGGTCGCGCTCGACGAGACCTTCCCCGAATGGGGCGATTCCCGGTACGTACGCCTGGTCCTGGAGGGCGAGCTGCGCCTCCGCGACGCGCTGCGCGGGCTGTACGTGCTGCTGCCCGTCCTCGACGACGCCAAGCACTACTGGATCGCCCCCGACGAGGTGGACAAGCTGCTGCGCGCCGGGGACGGCTGGCTGGCCGAGCACCCGGAGAGCGGGCTGATCACCTCCCGCTACCTGGCCCGCCACAAGCGGCTGACCCGGGACGCACTGGAGCGCCTGGAGCTGGTCCGCCTCGCCGAGGCCGACGGCAGCGAGGTCGAGGAGCTCGACAACGCCGTGGACGAGTCCCGCGACACCGAGGAGCGGCCCGTTCCGCTCGCGGTGCGGCGCCGCGAGGCGATTCTGGCCGCGCTGCGCGCCGCCGGGGCCGCCCGCGTCCTCGACCTCGGTTGCGGCCAGGGCCAGCTGGTGCAGGCGCTACTGGGGGACCCGGCGTACACCGAGATCGTCGGCGTCGACGTGTCCGTCCGGGCCCTGAACGTCGCCGCGAAGCGGCTGCGGCTGGAGCGGATGGGGGAGCGGCAGCGTTCCCGCGTCCGCCTGACGCAGGGTTCGCTCGCGTACACCGACAAGCGGCTCGTGGGCTATGACGCGGCCGTGCTGAGCGAGGTCATCGAGCACCTGGACCTGGAGCGGCTGCCCGCCCTGGAGTACGCGGTGTTCGGGTCGGCCCGGCCCCGAACGGTCCTCGTGACCACCCCGAACGTCGAGTACAACGTCCGCTGGGAGACCCTGCCCGCCGGGCACGTCCGGCACGGCGACCACCGCTTCGAGTGGACCCGTGAGGAGTTCCGGTCCTGGGCCGGCCAGGTCGCCTCCCGGTACGGCTACACCGTCGCGTACGCGGCCGTCGGGGACGAGGACCCCGAGGTGGGGCCGCCGACCCAGATGGCCGCCTTCACCCTGACGGCCGGGGCGCAGAGCACCGCCACCACTACCGCTGGTACCACCGACACCCCGAAGGAGGGCGAGGCGGCATGA